Proteins co-encoded in one Salvia splendens isolate huo1 chromosome 4, SspV2, whole genome shotgun sequence genomic window:
- the LOC121798390 gene encoding uncharacterized protein LOC121798390 isoform X1, translated as MAGEFNPGFQHHGALYESGAGGISSGSSGGSAGYDLAPMPNYYINPGGSLNLGAVDCSSGGMQYFSAQNNSPGPSTSPLLLDSVPGLKHDTGLAVEWSVEEQYKLEEGLVKYANEPHILQYIKIAAYLQEKTVRDVALRCRWMMRKRRKQEDPSFGKKMKHRKDTLMEASLKNNVPSSPTVNLPGYSLPSNHHNQSGDYIFSGVLSSRARHLLEENNHAFGQISANLSTLKLQENIDLFFHTRNNLTTVLNDMKNMPGIMSQMPPLPVLLNEELVCSIFPYSSQRMTFGASSSIPLKQEPGC; from the exons ATGGCGGGTGAGTTCAACCCCGGATTTCAACATCACGGCGCGCTCTACGAATCTGGCGCCGGGGGGATtagcagcggcagcagcggcggctcCGCAGGGTATGACCTAGCTCCCATGCCTAATTACTACATTAACCCCGGGGGAAGCTTGAATTTGGGCGCAGTCGATTGCTCTTCCGGGGGGATGCAGTATTTCTCAGCGCAGAACAACTCCCCGGGCCCTTCCACGTCCCCGCTTTTGCTGGACTCGGTGCCGGGGTTGAAGCACGACACGGGGCTGGCGGTGGAGTGGTCTGTCGAGGAACAGTATAAGCTTGAGGAAGGTCTGGTCAA GTATGCGAATGAGCCCCATATTCTGCAGTATATTAAGATAGCTGCCTACCTCCAGGAAAAAACTGTACGTGATGTTGCTCTTCGGTGTAGATGGATGATG AGAAAGCGAAGGAAACAGGAGGATCCAAGCTTCGGGAAGAAAATGAAGCACAGGAAG GATACACTAATGGAGGCATCTCTGAAGAATAATGTCCCTTCATCTCCAACGGTGAACTTGCCTGGATATTCTTTACCTTCAAACCATCATAACCAAAGTGGTGATTACATATTTTCAGGAG TACTTAGTTCCAGAGCCAGGCATCTATTGGAAGAAAATAACCATGCTTTTGGTCAAATATCTGCAAATCTTTCAACTCTCAAG TTGCAGGAAAACATTGATCTCTTTTTCCATACGAGGAACAACTTAACGAcagttttgaatga CATGAAAAACATGCCTGGGATTATGAGTCAAATGCCACCACTTCCTGTTCTCTTAAATGAGGAACTTGTTTGTAGTATTTTTCCATATTCATCTCAG CGCATGACATTTGGTGCTTCAAGTTCAATACCTCTGAAGCAGGAGCCAGGATGCTGA
- the LOC121798390 gene encoding uncharacterized protein LOC121798390 isoform X2, whose protein sequence is MAGEFNPGFQHHGALYESGAGGISSGSSGGSAGYDLAPMPNYYINPGGSLNLGAVDCSSGGMQYFSAQNNSPGPSTSPLLLDSVPGLKHDTGLAVEWSVEEQYKLEEGLVKYANEPHILQYIKIAAYLQEKTVRDVALRCRWMMRKRRKQEDPSFGKKMKHRKDTLMEASLKNNVPSSPTVNLPGYSLPSNHHNQSGDYIFSGVLSSRARHLLEENNHAFGQISANLSTLKENIDLFFHTRNNLTTVLNDMKNMPGIMSQMPPLPVLLNEELVCSIFPYSSQRMTFGASSSIPLKQEPGC, encoded by the exons ATGGCGGGTGAGTTCAACCCCGGATTTCAACATCACGGCGCGCTCTACGAATCTGGCGCCGGGGGGATtagcagcggcagcagcggcggctcCGCAGGGTATGACCTAGCTCCCATGCCTAATTACTACATTAACCCCGGGGGAAGCTTGAATTTGGGCGCAGTCGATTGCTCTTCCGGGGGGATGCAGTATTTCTCAGCGCAGAACAACTCCCCGGGCCCTTCCACGTCCCCGCTTTTGCTGGACTCGGTGCCGGGGTTGAAGCACGACACGGGGCTGGCGGTGGAGTGGTCTGTCGAGGAACAGTATAAGCTTGAGGAAGGTCTGGTCAA GTATGCGAATGAGCCCCATATTCTGCAGTATATTAAGATAGCTGCCTACCTCCAGGAAAAAACTGTACGTGATGTTGCTCTTCGGTGTAGATGGATGATG AGAAAGCGAAGGAAACAGGAGGATCCAAGCTTCGGGAAGAAAATGAAGCACAGGAAG GATACACTAATGGAGGCATCTCTGAAGAATAATGTCCCTTCATCTCCAACGGTGAACTTGCCTGGATATTCTTTACCTTCAAACCATCATAACCAAAGTGGTGATTACATATTTTCAGGAG TACTTAGTTCCAGAGCCAGGCATCTATTGGAAGAAAATAACCATGCTTTTGGTCAAATATCTGCAAATCTTTCAACTCTCAAG GAAAACATTGATCTCTTTTTCCATACGAGGAACAACTTAACGAcagttttgaatga CATGAAAAACATGCCTGGGATTATGAGTCAAATGCCACCACTTCCTGTTCTCTTAAATGAGGAACTTGTTTGTAGTATTTTTCCATATTCATCTCAG CGCATGACATTTGGTGCTTCAAGTTCAATACCTCTGAAGCAGGAGCCAGGATGCTGA
- the LOC121798978 gene encoding putative pentatricopeptide repeat-containing protein At2g02150, with translation MSMLLRRLKTSHCRSVSSSLFNSSCCLFSGNFLAWATCFLCSRCSFSTTSNFSNFNGLFHRDTVAKIVKEERWDDFRLVGLLSSALAPVWVSRLLIMLKQDPLLSLRLFKWAESQNGFRHTVDNYCVVAQILFCSRMYGDAHDVLRQLVTFHRDRGGDIRRHPLLAIVDVLWARRNVCVPGYGVFDALFGVLMELEMLEEARQCFLRMIKFRVIPKARSCDVLLRKYSKVADGVSAKKFFSDMIGAGIVPSIYTFNIMIGILCKEGDLIAARSWFERMKDMGISPDVVTYNSLIDGYGKLGELCEAVCVYEEIKAAGCSPDIITYNTLINCFCKFEKMSQAFNFLREMKEGCIRPNVVTYSTFIDAFCKEGMLQNAIKYFVDMRRVGLIPNEFTYTSLIDANFKIGKFEDALKFVKEMVEAAVKLNVVTYTALLDGLCEEGRLHEAEEVFKVMLKDGVVPNEKIYTALMQGYLKTKRIDDAMRIHEKMKANNIRPDLVLYGTIIWGFCNLGRFEDVKPLLAEMKDYNIEVSQVIYATLIDSYFKAGKNVEARNMLNEMQERGMAPNIVTYGSLINGLCKLGYVQEAIGYFHSLISVGLQPNIVVYSSLIHGLCKNDRVEDARKLFLEMPEKCLIPDKIAYTSLIDGTMKQGDIQEALDLVKQMTETGLEIDLHTYTCLISGLSRHGQLHQARDLLHEMIEKGVQPDEVVYGCLIRKYHENGNSKEADALLNEMIEKGLSPDKSVLLEKTYGPELT, from the coding sequence ATGTCCATGCTGCTACGCCGGCTCAAAACCTCTCATTGCCGTTCTGTAAGCTCGTCGCTGTTTAATTCTTCATGTTGTCTGTTTTCGGGAAATTTCTTAGCTTGGGCCACTTGTTTTCTGTGTTCTCGTTGCTCATTCTCGACAACTTCAAATTTTAGCAATTTTAATGGGCTTTTTCATCGCGACACAGTAGCTAAAATTGTGAAAGAAGAGAGGTGGGATGATTTTCGCCTCGTCGGATTGTTAAGTTCGGCCTTGGCCCCCGTCTGGGTGTCTAGATTATTGATTATGCTGAAGCAGGATCCATTATTGTCTCTCAGGCTCTTTAAATGGGCTGAATCGCAGAATGGTTTTCGTCATACAGTGGATAATTATTGTGTCGTTGCTCAGATTTTGTTCTGTTCGAGGATGTATGGAGACGCGCACGATGTGCTCAGGCAGTTGGTTACATTTCACAGAGACAGGGGAGGTGATATTAGGCGTCACCCTCTGCTTGCTATTGTGGACGTTTTATGGGCGAGGAGGAATGTTTGCGTGCCTGGTTATGGGGTTTTTGATGCGTTGTTCGGTGTATTGATGGAGTTGGAGATGTTGGAGGAAGCCAGACAGTGTTTCCTGAGGATGATAAAGTTTAGAGTGATTCCGAAAGCAAGGTCTTGTGATGTTCTTTTACGGAAGTACTCTAAGGTGGCAGATGGAGTTTCGGCAAAGAAGTTTTTTAGTGATATGATTGGAGCTGGAATAGTTCCATCGATTTATACCTTTAACATAATGATTGGGATCTTGTGTAAAGAAGGGGACTTAATAGCTGCAAGGAGCTGGTTTGAGAGGATGAAGGACATGGGCATCTCTCCGGACGTAGTTACTTATAATTCGCTCATAGATGGCTATGGAAAACTTGGTGAGTTGTGCGAGGCAGTTTGTGTATATGAGGAGATAAAAGCGGCAGGGTGTTCTCCCGACATAATTACATATAACACATTGATTAATTGCTTTTGTAAATTTGAGAAAATGTCACAGGCGTTCAACTTTCTTAGGGAAATGAAAGAAGGATGCATTAGACCTAATGTTGTAACTTACAGCACATTCattgatgcgttttgtaaagaAGGGATGTTGCAGAATGCTATTAAGTATTTTGTTGACATGAGACGAGTTGGTCTGATTCCTAATGAATTTACTTACACTTCTCTGATTGATGCTAACTTTAAGATCGGAAAGTTTGAGGATGCCCTGAAGTTTGTTAAAGAAATGGTAGAAGCTGCTGTGAAGTTGAATGTTGTTACCTACACAGCATTGCTCGATGGCCTATGTGAAGAAGGGAGGTTGCATGAAGCAGAAGAAGTTTTTAAGGTCATGCTGAAAGATGGAGTAGTTCCTAATGAGAAAATATATACTGCTTTAATGCAAGGGTACCTTAAAACCAAAAGGATAGATGATGCTATGAGGATTCATGAAAAAATGAAAGCGAATAACATCAGGCCAGATCTAGTTTTGTATGGTACTATAATCTGGGGGTTTTGCAATCTGGGAAGGTTCGAAGATGTAAAACCATTGTTGGCTGAAATGAAGGACTACAATATAGAGGTTAGTCAAGTAATATACGCAACACTAATTGATTCCTATTTCAAAGCTGGAAAAAACGTAGAAGCACGGAATATGCTTAATGAAATGCAAGAGAGAGGTATGGCACCAAACATTGTGACATATGGTTCACTAATTAATGGTTTATGCAAACTGGGATATGTCCAAGAAGCAATTGGTTATTTCCATAGTCTCATAAGTGTTGGTTTACAACCAAATATTGTCGTTTATTCATCTCTAATTCATGGTCTCTGTAAAAATGACCGCGTTGAAGATGCCAGAAAGCTTTTCCTGGAAATGCCTGAGAAGTGCTTGATTCCAGATAAAATTGCATATACATCTTTGATTGATGGAACCATGAAGCAAGGAGATATTCAGGAAGCTTTGGATCTGGTGAAGCAAATGACTGAAACTGGTTTGGAGATTGATCTTCATACCTACACATGTTTAATTTCCGGGCTCTCAAGACATGGACAACTTCATCAAGCAAGAGATTTACTTCACGAGATGATTGAGAAAGGAGTTCAGCCTGATGAAGTTGTTTATGGATGTCTCATACGTAAGTACCATGAGAATGGCAACAGCAAAGAAGCTGATGCCTTACTGAATGAAATGATCGAAAAAGGACTTTCTCCTGATAAAAGTGTGCTGCTGGAAAAAACATACGGACCTGAATTGACATAA
- the LOC121801507 gene encoding inactive leucine-rich repeat receptor-like serine/threonine-protein kinase At1g60630, translating to MAIALSLFLLVLAAFPQVRSGDAEALLSLKDSIDPLGLLQWRQGMDVCEWEGVKECLNGRVMKLVVEGFNLSGRLNGGSLNQLDQLRVLSFKDNSLSGEIPELSGLVNLKSLFLNDNRFSGGIPVGLSRLHRLKVTVLSGNELSGHIPRSLLDLSRLYELYLQDNQLSGGVPPFAQKSLRFFNVSNNLLSGEIPKTAVLVRFNSSSFVGNTDLCGEQIQKQCSVSPSHSVAPHKDLGHNKRNKKLVLIIAVSIGGFSLLCAAIVLLIVCCRRRGKGKEESDKVVARGVDERTPSGVGRGDSGREQGRFSWDQGGEGLGVLAFLGPGDQLMSYSMEDLLKASAETLGRGTMGSTYKAVMESGYIVTVKRLKESRYPRMEEFRRHIEILGRLRHPNLVPLRAYFHAKEERLLVYDYFPNGSLFTLVHGTKAAGGSKPLHWTSCLKIGEDLAAGLVHIHQNPGLTHGNLKATNVLLGSDFESCLTDYGLTPFRNPNSHEESGVSSLFYRAPECRDPRKPATQEDDVYSYGVLLLELLTGKTPFQDLVEEHSSDIPKWVKSVREETTESGDEHSSGNEASEEKLNALVNIAMACVCVESGSRPVMKDVVRMIREARAEAQVHVSSNSSDHSPGRWSDTVQSLTREDHSSI from the exons AtggctattgctctctctctgTTTTTGTTGGTGTTGGCTGCATTTCCGCAAGTGAGGTCAGGTGATGCTGAGGCTCTGCTCTCTCTCAAAGACTCCATTGATCCATTGGGATTGCTGCAATGGCGGCAGGGGATGGATGTGTGTGAATGGGAAGGTGTGAAGGAATGCCTTAATGGGAGAGTGATGAAGCTTGTGGTTGAGGGGTTTAATCTGAGTGGGAGATTGAATGGGGGAAGCCTCAATCAGTTGGATCAGCTGAGGGTGTTGAGTTTCAAAGATAACTCACTTTCTGGGGAAATTCCAGAGCTTTCTGGACTTGTGAATCTCAAGTCTCTCTTCCTCAATGACAACAGATTCTCTGGGGGAATCCCAGTTGGTCTCTCCCGCTTGCATCGCCTCAAGGTCACCGTGCTGTCTGGTAACGAGTTATCCGGTCACATTCCTCGTTCATTGCTTGACTTGAGTAGATTGTATGAGCTATATTTGCAGGATAATCAATTGAGCGGTGGTGTTCCTCCATTTGCTCAAAAGAGTTTGAGATTCTTTAATGTGTCTAATAATCTGCTCTCTGGGGAAATCCCCAAAACTGCTGTATTGGTTAGGTTCAATAGTTCCTCGTTCGTTGGTAACACTGATCTGTGTGGCGAACAGATTCAAAAACAGTGTAGTGTTAGTCCATCACATTCAGTAGCACCCCATAAAGATTTAGGGCACAATAAGAGGAATAAGAAGCTTGTTTTGATCATTGCAGTAAGTATAGGAGGATTTTCCTTGTTATGTGCTGCAATCGTGCTTCTAATAGTGTGTTGTAGGAGAAGGGGGAAGGGAAAGGAGGAAAGCGATAAGGTGGTAGCACGAGGGGTGGATGAGCGGACACCTAGTGGCGTTGGTAGGGGTGATAGTGGCAGGGAGCAAGGGAGATTCTCATGGGATCAAGGGGGAGAGGGGCTTGGTGTTTTGGCATTCCTTGGGCCCGGTGACCAATTGATGAGCTATAGTATGGAGGATTTGTTGAAGGCCTCAGCTGAGACGTTGGGGAGGGGAACGATGGGGAGCACTTACAAAGCAGTGATGGAGTCGGGGTACATTGTGACCGTTAAGAGGCTCAAGGAGTCGAGGTACCCTAGGATGGAGGAGTTCAGGAGGCACATTGAGATTCTTGGTAGGTTAAGGCATCCTAATCTGGTCCCCCTCCGGGCCTATTTCCACGCAAAGGAGGAACGCCTGCTCGTGTATGATTATTTCCCAAATGGCAGCCTCTTCACTCTAGTACATG GAACAAAAGCTGCAGGTGGTTCAAAGCCTCTGCATTGGACATCATGTCTGAAAATCGGAGAGGACTTAGCAGCTGGATTGGTTCACATCCATCAAAACCCGGGCCTGACTCATGGCAACCTCAAGGCAACCAATGTTCTTCTGGGGTCCGACTTTGAGTCCTGTCTCACGGACTACGGCCTAACCCCCTTTAGGAACCCAAACTCACACGAGGAGTCCGGGGTCTCCTCCCTCTTCTACAGGGCCCCTGAATGTCGCGACCCAAGAAAGCCCGCGACTCAAGAGGATGATGTGTACAGCTATGGAGTCCTCCTGCTGGAGCTACTGACTGGAAAGACTCCTTTCCAGGATCTCGTCGAGGAGCACAGCTCGGATATACCTAAGTGGGTGAAGTCGGTCAGGGAGGAGACAACGGAGTCTGGGGATGAGCATTCGTCGGGCAATGAGGCATCCGAGGAGAAGCTGAATGCTCTTGTCAACATTGCGATGGCGTGTGTTTGTGTCGAAAGTGGGAGCCGGCCGGTGATGAAGGACGTTGTGAGGATGATCAGGGAGGCGAGGGCGGAGGCACAGGTGCATGTGTCGTCGAACAGCAGCGATCACTCGCCCGGGCGGTGGTCGGATACGGTTCAGAGCTTGACAAGGGAGGATCATTCAAGCATATGA